Genomic segment of Streptomyces sp. NA02950:
CCCGCGTGGTGGACATGGTCGATGGCCTCGATCCAGTGGTACTTCTGGAGCGCCACCGCGTCGAAGCCGCCCGCCTCGCCGATGGCCGCGAACGAGGGCTTGAGCCCGGCCAGGGTCTCGGGGGTGGTGCCGGGGCGGAGGTGCTCGTCCCGGTCCAGGACGGTCAGCCCGCTGCGGTCGCGGACCGGGACCACCGAGCGGTCGAACAGACCGTCCTTCCAGGCCCGTGCCGCGCGCTCCTGGGAGAGCGCGGCGAAGGTGTCCACGTCGTGGCGGCTCCAGCCGCCGATGGTGGCGATGAGGTCGGCGCCGATGCCCTGGGGGACGAAGCCGGTCTCGTAGTTGGTCATCGGGTCGGCGAACCAGGCGCCGCCGTCGGAGCCCATCTTCACCCGCGACATCGACTCCACGCCGCCCGCGAGCACCAGGTCCTCCCAGCCCGAACGGACCTTGGCCGCCGCCATGTTGACGGCCTCCAGACCGGAGGCACAGAAGCGGTTCTCCTGGACGCCCGCGACCGTGTCCGGCAGCCCGGCCGCGATGGCCGCGACCTTGGCGATGTCCGATCCCTGGTCGCCGAGCGGGCTGACCACGCCGAGCACGACGTCGTCGACGGCCGCCGGGTCGAGGTCGGGGAACCGCCGCCGGATCTCGTGGATGAGACCCACGACGAGGTCGACGGGCTTGGTGCCGTGCAGGGCGCCGTCGGCCTTGCCGCGCCCGCGCGGGGTGCGGATGGCGTCGTACACGTACGCTTCGGTGCTCACGTCAGCAGCCTTTCGAGGGGGTGCGGGTTGAAGGCGGGGAGCTCAGTCGGCGAGCACGGAGCGGCTGATGATCTCCTTCATGATCTCGGTGGTGCCGCCGTAGATCGTCTGGATCCGGCCGTCGGTGAACGCCTTGGACACCGGGTACTCCGTCATGTAGCCGTAGCCGCCGTGCAGTTGGAGACACCGGTCGGCGATCCGCTTCTGGAGCTCGGTCGCCCACCACTTGGCCATGGACGCCTGCACGGCGTCCAGCCCGCCCGCCGTGTGGTCGGTGATGCAGCGGTCCAGGAAGGCGCGGGTGACGGCGCACTCGGTGGCCATCTCGGCTATCTCGAAGCGGATGTGCTGGAGCCCCGCGAGCGGCCGTCCGAACGCCTCGCGCTCCTTGACGTACGCCGTGGTGAGCTCCAGGACGTGTTCGGCGGCGGCGATGGCGGAGACCGCGATGGTCAGCCGCTCCTGGGCGAGGTTGGTCATCAGATGGCCGAAGCCGCCGTTCAACTCGCCCAGCAGGTTGTTCTTCGGCACCCGGACGTCGTTGAAGAACAACTCGGCGGTGTCCTGCGCCTTCTGGCCGATCTTGTCGAGGTTGCGGCCGCGCTCGAAGCCCTCCGTACCGCGCTCGACGACGAGCAGGCTCAGCCCCTTGGCGCCGCCCTCGGGAGTGGTCCGGGCGACCACGATCACCAGATCGGCCAGGATGCCGTTGGAGATGAAGGTCTTGGACCCGTTGAGCACCCAGTGGTCACCCGCGTCGGTGGCGGTGGTGCGGATTCCCTGGAGGTCGGAGCCCGCGCCCGGCTCGGTCATGGCGATGGCGGTGATGAGCTCGCCCGAGCAGAAGCCGGGCAGCCAGCGGCGCTTCTGCTCCTCGGTGGCCAGTGACCGCAGGTACGGGCCGATCATGTCGTTGTGCAGCGGGATCGCGAATCCGGAGGCGCCCGCGCGGGCCAGCTCCTCGGAGATCACCGCGGAGTAGCGGTAGTCGTCGCTCCCGCCGCCGCCGAACTCCTCGGGCATCGCGAGGCCGAGCAGCCCCTGCCGTCCGGCCGCGCGCCACACCGCGCGGTCGACCACACCGTCCTGCTCCCAGCGCTCGTGACGCGGGGTCACCTCCTTCTCGATGAAGGTGCGGACGGTCTCGCGGAACGCGTCGTGCTCGGCGGTGAAGATCTGGCGCGTCAGGGGCGTGCGGCTCACGACGGGTTCTCCTCGGTGGCGGTCTCGGTGGAGTCCCGCGGGAAGGCGATGCCCCAGTCGCGGGCCACCTCGGCGGCGTCCGCGCCGGGGCGCGCGGGCGCACGGCGCACCGCGCCGGGGGTGGCGGAGAAGCGCGGGGCGGGCGCGGGCTGGGTGATGCCGCTGTGGTCGGTGAAGGTGGAACGGGCGGCGAGATGGGGGTGTGCGGGGGCCTCGTGCAGCGACAGGACGGGTGCGACACAGGCGTCGGAGCCCTCGAACACCGCCGTCCACTCCTCGCGGGTGCGCTCCTTGAAACGGGCGGCGATGGCGGCGCGCAGCCTCCCCCAGCCGTCGAAGTCCTCACGGGGCGGGGCCTGGTCGGCGATCCCGAGCCGCTCGGTGAACTCGTCGTAGAACTTCCGCTCCAGGGCGCCGACGGCCATGTATCCGCCGTCGGAGGTCTGGTAGGTGCCGTAGAACGGGCAACCGCCGTCGAGGAGGTTGGCGCCGCGGCGGTCCTGCCAGCCCCCGGCGGCCATCATGCCGTGGATCACGGCGGTGAGATGGGCGGTGCCGTCCACGATCGCGGCGTCCACGACCTGGCCGGGGCCGCCCGCGCGGGCGTGCTGGAGGGCGGCGAGGGCACCGATGACGAGGTAGAGCGAACCGCCCGCGTAGTCCCCGAGGAGGTTGGCGGGGGCCACCGGCGGACCGTCGGCAGCGCCGATCATGCCGAGCGCTCCGGCGACGGCGATGTAGCCGATGTCGTGCCCGGCGGTCCGGGCGAGCGGCCCGTCCTGGCCCCAGCCGGTCATCCGCCCGTAGACCAGCTTCGGATTGCGCGCCAGACACGCTTCCGGCCCCACCCCGAGCCGTTCGGCGACCCCCGGGCGGTAGCCTTCGATGAGGATGTCGGCGCGCTCGGCGAGGTCGAGCACGGCGGCCCGGCCGGCGTCGGACTTCAGATCGAGCAGCACGGAGCGTTTGTTGCGGTTGGCGATGTCGTAGTCGGGGTCGATCCGCAGACCGCCGGTGCCGCCCGGCCGGTCCACCCGGAGGACATCGGCGCCGAGGTCGGCGAGGACCATGGCCGCGAACGGGCCCGGCCCGATCCCCGCCAGCTCCACCACCCGCACCCCGGACAGCGGGCCGCCCGTCTCCGCCACGTCCTCTGTCGCCACCATCCGACCCCAAACCTTATGACAATTTTGCTGTAACACCGCTGATGCTAAGAAGACGTGCCGTATTCCACAAGCCCCCTGGCCGGGCGGCGGACAGCGAAAGGCCGTGGCCCCGCCGGTCCTTGACCGACGGGCCCACGGATGGGTCCCTGGCGCCGTCAGTCCGCGTCGAGCTCCGCGATCAGCCGCTTGGGAGCGACCGCCCGATAGCTCTCCTCGACCCAGTCGCACAGCAGGTCGGCCCCGGGCGCGCCGTCGGCGAGCGGTATGGACACCCACCCGGACCGGCCGAGGCCGTAGCCGGTCGGGGCGGCGCCGGGCTGGGACATCGCATGGGCGTGGGCCGCCTCGTCCCGCAGCTTGACGGTGACACCGGGCGTACGGTCGCCGTCGTCCGAGCCGAGGAAAACGAAGATCTTCTTGTTGACCTTGACCACGGAGTCGCCCCAGGGGAAGTCCTCCCAGGCGCCGGGGAGGCCGAGCGCGAACGCGCGCACCGCGTCCCGTACCCGGCGCGGGTCCTTCGACGCGGCCATCGGCTCCTCCTGCGGTGTGCGGTCCACGGCTGTCATGAAGTGACCGGAGGGACGCGACCCCGCGTCCCTAACCGGTCTTCTCCACGCTAGCCCCCGGCACCGACAACGGCCGCTCGGGCACGAGGTGGTCCGCGCCGCCCGACGGATCGGTGAGCCGCCCCAGCCGCCGTGGCACATCGGCACCCACCAGGACGATCACCACCAGTGTCAGCCCGAAGGTGAGCACCGCCAGCGCCCGCCCCAGCGGCATCCCCTCGGCCAGATCGGCGCCGAGCACCGGGGCCACCGCGCCGCCCAGCGCCCCGGTGTTGTAGACGAACCCGAGGGAGGCGGCCCGGGTCCGGGTCGGGAAGTGGCCCGCGATGTACTTGGGCAGGATGCCGGAGATCCCCTGGCTCAGGGCGAGCAGGAAGAACAGCAGCACGCCGAGGCCGACCAGACTGTCCTGCACCGCGAACACCGGGAAGACGAAGGCCAGCGAGGCCAGCAGGGTGCAGGCATAGGCCTTCCGGGTGCCCAGCCAGTCGCCCACGAAGCCCGCGAGCCAGCAGCCCGCCATGGTCCCGAACCCGGCGTAGAACATCACGTCCGTGACCTCGTCGGGCGCGTAACCCAGCTCCGACTTCAGATAGGTCGGCAGCAGCGCCTGGATCGGCCAGCTGTAGAGGAACGCGCAGAACACCGTGGCCACCAGCGCCGTGTACAGCAGCCGGCCGCGCCGTCCGCCGAGCTGCGCGGCGAAGGCCAGCAGACACCCCGTCGCCAGCAGCGACAGCGGCCAGCGCCACCCGGCGCCCACCGGGGTGAAGACGCAGAACAGCGCGGCGCTCGCGGCCGCCGCCAGGGCGGTGTTGGCCCAGGCGCGCCACCGGCCGGTGAACAGCGGGGCGAAGGGGTTGGGGCGCGCGTCGTCCGCCGCCACGTCCTGGCGCCAGTCCGCGGCCTCGGGGAGGGCGCGCCGTACCCACAGCGCGACGAACACCGGCAGTACGCCGATCCAGAACATCCAGCGCCAGCCCCAGTGCGGTACCACCCACTTGTAGAGCTCGGAGGCGAGGATGGTGCCGCCCGCGTAGCCGGAGATGAGAAAGCCGGAGGCGCGGTTGCGCAGCCGGGCGGGCCAGCTCTCCAGGACGTAGGTGGCGCTGGCACTGTACTCACCAGCCATGCCCATGCCAATCAGCAGCCGGGCGGTGAAGAGGCTGAAGTAGTTCCAGGCGAAGCCACAGGCGAAGGTGCCCAGCGAGTAGAGCAGAATGCTGGCGATCATGGCCGGTTTGCGGCCGTAGCGGTCGCCCATCGCGCCCAGCAGCGCACCGCCGAGCCAGCGGGTGATGAAGGCACCGGAGACCAGGCTCGCCGCGGACGCCGTGCTGAGGTCGAACTCCTCGGCGATCTCGGTCAGTACGAGGGTGATCAGGACGAAGTCGAAGCCGTCCAGCAGATAGCCGATCCAGGCGGCGGCCAGGGACTTCCACTGGCCACGGGAGACCTCCCGGTACCAGGGTCCGGTGGCGGTCATGGCAACAGCCCCCCTTCCTCGAGGACATGACGCACGGTCTTGACGGCCGCGTCGCCCAGCGGCACCTGGGGCGCGACGGTCGCCGGGCAGTCGATGACGCCCATCAGATGCAGCGCGGCCTTGAAACCTCCCAGCGCCGATGAACTTCCGCCCATCAGCGCCGGATCACCGGCATCGGTGAGGGCGAAGAGCGCGGCCAGCCGGTCCTGTTCGGCCGCGGCCCGGTCCCAGCGCCCGGCGCGGGCGTACCCGTACAGCCGGACGTAGCCGTCCGGGTCGACGTTGGCCAGCCCCGGGACCACCCCGTGGGCACCGGCCAGCAGGGCGCCGTCCACGGTCAGCTCGGACCCGGTGAGCACGGAGAACTCCGCGTCCAGCCCGCGGCGGCGCACCTCCACGAGCAGCCGGCGCAGCGCACCGTCGTCACCGCTGCTGTCCTTGAGCCCGGCGAGGGTGCCGTCGGCGGCCAGCGGCAGAACGGTCCCGGCGGTCAGCTTGGCGTGGACCGAGACCGGGATGTCGTACGCGAAGAGCGGCAGCCCGGCACCGTCGCGCAGCCGCCGGAAGTGGTCGGCGATCTCCACCGGATGGGTGCGGGTGTAGAACGGCGCGGTGGCCACGATCCCGTCCGCGCCCAGCCCGGCGGCGGTCCGGGCCTGGTCCAGCACCCGTGCCGTGGTCATGTCGATCGCACCGGCGAGCACCGGCACCTGACCGCGCGCCACCCCGATCACCGTCTCCAGGACGGTGCGGCGCGCGCGGTCGTCCAGATAGGCGGCCTCACCGCTGGAGCCGAGCGCGAACAGCGCGCTCACCCCCGCGCCGATCAGCCGCTCGGCGAGGGCGGCCAGGGAGCGGGTGTCGATCGCGCCGGTGGGGGTGAGCGGGGTGCACAGCGGCGGAACGACACCGGTGAGCGGAGCCGGAAGACTCATCACAACCCAGCTTTCTGAACGCGGGCGGCCTGGGGCCCGGACGGATGGCCGATGCGACACCTGACGCCCCGCCACAACCGCCGAAATAGCGGGCAATAGGGACGTGGGACGTCCTATGTCGGGGCTGAATCTCGCTCAGCGCCGACACCGCTGTCAAGTACTCCGTCGGCCGGAGCCACCCGGCCCCCAGCGCGGCGTCCGAATACCGCCAGCCCCGGCCGCGTTCCCCGCCCAGCATGAGACATATGAACGACAACAACACGCCCGAGAGGCACACCCCGGGGCACGAGACGCGGTACGAGCTGCGGGCCATCGCGCCCGAGGCACTGAAGCGGCTGCGGATCACCGACGACGCGGACCGTCCGCCCCGCGTCGTGGTGGAGGACGAGAACGGCGACTCACCGCTGCGCTGCTGCCTGGGCCGCAGCAGACCGCACGAGACCATCGTGCTCATCTCGTACGCCCCGCTTCTGCGCTGGGCACTGGACTCCGGCGCCGATCCGGGCCCGTACGACGAGACCGGTCCGGTCTTCATCCACCGCGAGGAGTGCGACGGCTTCACGGGCCCCGGCGTTCCCGACGGCCTCCGCGGCGAGCGGCGGGTGCTGCGGGCCTACTCCGCCGACGGCTCCATCCTGGGCGGACTGCTGCTGGACGGCGGCACACCGACGATCGAGGAGGGGCTCGACCGGCTCTACCGCGATCCGCGGGTGGCGGCGGTCCATGTGCGCGGCGTGGAGTACGGCTGCTTCCTGGCCGAGACCCGGCGCCTGTGACGACCGGGCGCGCCCGCGGCTAGGTGCGCGGGGCCCGTGCGCCGGCCAGCGCCCGGCGGCACAGCGCGTCGGCGCGCCGGGTGGTCTCGGGCTGCCGGTAGTCGCGGGCGAGGTGGAGGGTGTGGGCGCAGGCGCCGTCGAGGTCGACCCGGTGGCCGACCGAGACGAACACCGGCTTCACCCCGTCCCGGGTGCGCAGCGCCCGGCCGACCTCCTCGTCCCCGTCCAGCAGCGGTGACCAGTCGCCGCGGTGCGGTCCGGGGTCGGTGTGGCGGAAGGTGAAGGGGTTCTTGGCGACGCCGATGACCGGGAGCCCGGTGAGCACCCCCAGATGGCTGGCCAGCCCGAAGCGGCGGGGGTGGGCCAGTCCGTAGCCGTCGCACACCACCAGCTCCGGACGGTGACCGGCCCGGTCGAGGGCGCCGAGCGCCTCCAGGACGGCCGGTATCTCACGGAACGCCAGCAGTCCCGGCACATAGGGGAAGGTGACCGGTCCGACCGCCGTCGCCTCCCCGACGACCGCCAGGGTGCGGGGGTCCAGGGCCACGGCGGCGGCCGCGACCACCCCGCGCTCGTCGTCGTAGGCCACGTCCACCCCGGCCACCGGGCCCGCGCCCGCACCGGGCGCGGGCACCTCCCCGACGGTCACGACGGACGCCCGGAGCCGCTGCTGAACGGCGGTCGCCTCGGCCCCGGTCGTGGGCCAGTCGGCAGGCAGCTCATAACGCGGCAGGTCAGGGTGGGGAGGGTAGGCACTGGTCATCGTGGGCACCACGCTACTATCCCGATCATGTTCATACTGGACGTGACCTACACCGCCCCGCTCGACCGCGTCGAGGCCCTGCTCCCCCAGCACATCGCCTGGCTGGACGAGCAGTACGCGGCGGGCGTCTTCATCGCCTCCGGCCGCAAGGAGCCACGCGTGGGCGGGGTCATCCTGGCGGTCGGCGACGACCGCGCGGGGATCGAGGAACTGGTGACGTCCGATCCGTTCTCGCTCGCGGGGGTGGGCGAGTACACGATCACGGAGTTCATCGCCACCAAGACGGCCCCGGCACTGGAGCCCTACCGCCAGCAGCCGGCCGGCTGACCGCCCCGCTGTCCGCCGGGCCCCGTGACGGGGCGGGGTCCGGCGGCCGTCTCGTCACCCCACCGGTGTTGTCCCCAGCCGGGCGACCCGGCCCTTCTCCCCCGCGGCCCAGCAGCCGAGGTCCGGTGTGCAGTCGACGGTGTCGTACGAGCCGGTGTCGACCGTGCGCCAGGTGCGGCCCGCGTCGGTGGTGAGGTCCGTGCCGGTGGGGCCGACGGCCAGGGCCGCCCGGCGGCTGTACGGCAGCCAGCTGACACCCGAGCGGTAGGCGGCCGGCGGCCGGTCCGCCGTGGTCCAGCGGGATCCGCCGTCCCCGGTGACGGCCGCCGCGCGCGGGGACGGCTGGTCGGGCCGGTAGTCGCCGCCGACGGCGAGGCCGTGCCGGGCGTCGCGGAAGGCGAGCGCGAACACCCCGCGCGCCGGATCGCCCGCGGGGACCGGGGTCTCGGCCACCGTCCAGGTGCGGCCCGCGTCGGCGGTGCGGAACACCCGGGCGGTGGCCGCCCCGCCGGTGGCGAACCACGCGTTGCGCCCACCGGAGGCGACCAGACACTGCCCGCTCGCCGCGAACGCGGCCTCGCCCGGCTGTGCGGCGGGCATACCGTCCGAGGGCAGGACCCGCCAGCTGCGGCCGCCGTCACCGGTCGACAGGATCCGGTAGCGCCCGTCCACCGGATCGCTCAGCGCGATCCCGTGCCGGGAGTCGAAGAAGGTCATGCAGTCGTAGAAGGCGCGCGGATCGGCGTTACGGAAGCTCTCGCTCCAGGTCGCGCCCCCGTCGTCGGTGCGGAAGACCCGGGACGCCTCGCCCTCGCCGATCGCCAGTACCACCGCACGCCGGGTGTCGAACGCCTCGACATCGCGGAACTCCAGCCCCTCCGCACCGGGCGGGGAGACATTGCGCCAACTGCGCCCGCCGTCGTGCGTCCGCAGCACCGTGCCCTTGGTGCCCGCGACCCACGCCGTGTTCCGGCTGACGGCGGCGAGTCCGCGGAACCGGGCGTCGGCCCCGCTCTCCGTGAGCCGCCAGTACACCCCCAACCGGCCCTCGGCGCCCGCCGGTTGAGCGTGGGCGGGCGCGGTGGTCACGGCGGCGAGCGCCGCCCCGCAGAGTCCGGCCGCCACCGCACGTCTCATCATGCTCATGATCCCCATGGCCCTCATGGGGCGGGAAGCTAGCCCATCCGTGGGACGCCGTCCACGGACAGGTGAACGAGTGAGAGTGAGAAACTCCGAATCGCGGGACCGGCTCGGCCTTCCTAAGGTGACCGCCATGGACAACGAACGTGGAAAGCCGTACGTGGGCGCCATGGTCACCGTCAGCTATGAGGCGGAGCGCTGTCTGCACGCCGGTGAGTGCGCCCGCGCCCTGCCGCAGGTCTTCGACCCGGAGCGGCGGCCGTGGATCCAGGCCGACGGCGCACCCGCCGATGTGGTCGCCGAGGTGGTGCGGCGCTGCACCTCCGGGGCGCTCCGGTACCGGATGGCCAACGGCCGGACGGAGCAGCCCGACCGCCCCACGGCGCTCGCCCGCAGGTCCTCCGGTCAGATCCTGGTCCGCGGCGATCTGATGATCGAGACCCCGGACGGGGCCCGCAAGGAGACCCGC
This window contains:
- a CDS encoding acetyl-CoA C-acetyltransferase, translating into MSTEAYVYDAIRTPRGRGKADGALHGTKPVDLVVGLIHEIRRRFPDLDPAAVDDVVLGVVSPLGDQGSDIAKVAAIAAGLPDTVAGVQENRFCASGLEAVNMAAAKVRSGWEDLVLAGGVESMSRVKMGSDGGAWFADPMTNYETGFVPQGIGADLIATIGGWSRHDVDTFAALSQERAARAWKDGLFDRSVVPVRDRSGLTVLDRDEHLRPGTTPETLAGLKPSFAAIGEAGGFDAVALQKYHWIEAIDHVHHAGNSSGIVDGAALVAIGNREVGERHGLTPRARIVSAAVSGADPTIMLTGPAPASRKALAKAGLTIDDIDLVEINEAFAAVVLRFVQDMGLSLDKVNVNGGAIALGHPLGATGAMLLGTLIDELERREQRYGLATLCVGGGMGIATVVERL
- a CDS encoding acyl-CoA dehydrogenase family protein gives rise to the protein MTRQIFTAEHDAFRETVRTFIEKEVTPRHERWEQDGVVDRAVWRAAGRQGLLGLAMPEEFGGGGSDDYRYSAVISEELARAGASGFAIPLHNDMIGPYLRSLATEEQKRRWLPGFCSGELITAIAMTEPGAGSDLQGIRTTATDAGDHWVLNGSKTFISNGILADLVIVVARTTPEGGAKGLSLLVVERGTEGFERGRNLDKIGQKAQDTAELFFNDVRVPKNNLLGELNGGFGHLMTNLAQERLTIAVSAIAAAEHVLELTTAYVKEREAFGRPLAGLQHIRFEIAEMATECAVTRAFLDRCITDHTAGGLDAVQASMAKWWATELQKRIADRCLQLHGGYGYMTEYPVSKAFTDGRIQTIYGGTTEIMKEIISRSVLAD
- a CDS encoding CaiB/BaiF CoA-transferase family protein; this translates as MVATEDVAETGGPLSGVRVVELAGIGPGPFAAMVLADLGADVLRVDRPGGTGGLRIDPDYDIANRNKRSVLLDLKSDAGRAAVLDLAERADILIEGYRPGVAERLGVGPEACLARNPKLVYGRMTGWGQDGPLARTAGHDIGYIAVAGALGMIGAADGPPVAPANLLGDYAGGSLYLVIGALAALQHARAGGPGQVVDAAIVDGTAHLTAVIHGMMAAGGWQDRRGANLLDGGCPFYGTYQTSDGGYMAVGALERKFYDEFTERLGIADQAPPREDFDGWGRLRAAIAARFKERTREEWTAVFEGSDACVAPVLSLHEAPAHPHLAARSTFTDHSGITQPAPAPRFSATPGAVRRAPARPGADAAEVARDWGIAFPRDSTETATEENPS
- a CDS encoding MmcQ/YjbR family DNA-binding protein, translating into MAASKDPRRVRDAVRAFALGLPGAWEDFPWGDSVVKVNKKIFVFLGSDDGDRTPGVTVKLRDEAAHAHAMSQPGAAPTGYGLGRSGWVSIPLADGAPGADLLCDWVEESYRAVAPKRLIAELDAD
- a CDS encoding sialate:H+ symport family MFS transporter; amino-acid sequence: MTATGPWYREVSRGQWKSLAAAWIGYLLDGFDFVLITLVLTEIAEEFDLSTASAASLVSGAFITRWLGGALLGAMGDRYGRKPAMIASILLYSLGTFACGFAWNYFSLFTARLLIGMGMAGEYSASATYVLESWPARLRNRASGFLISGYAGGTILASELYKWVVPHWGWRWMFWIGVLPVFVALWVRRALPEAADWRQDVAADDARPNPFAPLFTGRWRAWANTALAAAASAALFCVFTPVGAGWRWPLSLLATGCLLAFAAQLGGRRGRLLYTALVATVFCAFLYSWPIQALLPTYLKSELGYAPDEVTDVMFYAGFGTMAGCWLAGFVGDWLGTRKAYACTLLASLAFVFPVFAVQDSLVGLGVLLFFLLALSQGISGILPKYIAGHFPTRTRAASLGFVYNTGALGGAVAPVLGADLAEGMPLGRALAVLTFGLTLVVIVLVGADVPRRLGRLTDPSGGADHLVPERPLSVPGASVEKTG
- a CDS encoding dihydrodipicolinate synthase family protein, with protein sequence MSLPAPLTGVVPPLCTPLTPTGAIDTRSLAALAERLIGAGVSALFALGSSGEAAYLDDRARRTVLETVIGVARGQVPVLAGAIDMTTARVLDQARTAAGLGADGIVATAPFYTRTHPVEIADHFRRLRDGAGLPLFAYDIPVSVHAKLTAGTVLPLAADGTLAGLKDSSGDDGALRRLLVEVRRRGLDAEFSVLTGSELTVDGALLAGAHGVVPGLANVDPDGYVRLYGYARAGRWDRAAAEQDRLAALFALTDAGDPALMGGSSSALGGFKAALHLMGVIDCPATVAPQVPLGDAAVKTVRHVLEEGGLLP
- a CDS encoding DUF1203 domain-containing protein, encoding MNDNNTPERHTPGHETRYELRAIAPEALKRLRITDDADRPPRVVVEDENGDSPLRCCLGRSRPHETIVLISYAPLLRWALDSGADPGPYDETGPVFIHREECDGFTGPGVPDGLRGERRVLRAYSADGSILGGLLLDGGTPTIEEGLDRLYRDPRVAAVHVRGVEYGCFLAETRRL
- a CDS encoding endonuclease V, translated to MTSAYPPHPDLPRYELPADWPTTGAEATAVQQRLRASVVTVGEVPAPGAGAGPVAGVDVAYDDERGVVAAAAVALDPRTLAVVGEATAVGPVTFPYVPGLLAFREIPAVLEALGALDRAGHRPELVVCDGYGLAHPRRFGLASHLGVLTGLPVIGVAKNPFTFRHTDPGPHRGDWSPLLDGDEEVGRALRTRDGVKPVFVSVGHRVDLDGACAHTLHLARDYRQPETTRRADALCRRALAGARAPRT
- a CDS encoding YciI family protein, translated to MFILDVTYTAPLDRVEALLPQHIAWLDEQYAAGVFIASGRKEPRVGGVILAVGDDRAGIEELVTSDPFSLAGVGEYTITEFIATKTAPALEPYRQQPAG
- a CDS encoding oxidoreductase — encoded protein: MSMMRRAVAAGLCGAALAAVTTAPAHAQPAGAEGRLGVYWRLTESGADARFRGLAAVSRNTAWVAGTKGTVLRTHDGGRSWRNVSPPGAEGLEFRDVEAFDTRRAVVLAIGEGEASRVFRTDDGGATWSESFRNADPRAFYDCMTFFDSRHGIALSDPVDGRYRILSTGDGGRSWRVLPSDGMPAAQPGEAAFAASGQCLVASGGRNAWFATGGAATARVFRTADAGRTWTVAETPVPAGDPARGVFALAFRDARHGLAVGGDYRPDQPSPRAAAVTGDGGSRWTTADRPPAAYRSGVSWLPYSRRAALAVGPTGTDLTTDAGRTWRTVDTGSYDTVDCTPDLGCWAAGEKGRVARLGTTPVG
- a CDS encoding (4Fe-4S)-binding protein: MDNERGKPYVGAMVTVSYEAERCLHAGECARALPQVFDPERRPWIQADGAPADVVAEVVRRCTSGALRYRMANGRTEQPDRPTALARRSSGQILVRGDLMIETPDGARKETRATLCGCGATGNDPYCDGAGPCGTRPGPGPTDPGPGGRGERQP